From one Gallionella capsiferriformans ES-2 genomic stretch:
- a CDS encoding DMT family transporter: MNWKEAVCQPGIPAAIGAALLFGTGTPLAKWLLESVDPWLLAGLLYSGSGIGLLLYRYLIHAPAVRLPKNEVSWFAGSILAGGIVGPVLLMIGLTGMQASAASLLLNAESVFNALLAWFVFRENFDRRIALGMLAIVAGAVVLSWSVDAHSSGLWPMLAILGACLAWGIDNNLTRKVSLTDATWIASVKGLVSGGVNLTLALWLGASIPALPQLAGAMLVGLLAYGVSLTLFVVGLRHLGTARTGAYFSIAPFFGALLAVLMGEPATPPLLLAGALMALGAWLHLTEHHEHPHIHAELMHDHEHTHDEHHQHEHDSQTTPGSQHRHLHHHEPLTHAHRHFPDAHHQHKH, from the coding sequence ATGAACTGGAAAGAAGCAGTTTGCCAACCGGGCATACCCGCAGCAATAGGGGCAGCTTTGTTATTTGGCACGGGAACACCTTTAGCGAAGTGGCTGCTTGAGTCTGTTGATCCGTGGCTGTTGGCGGGATTGCTCTATTCGGGTTCAGGTATTGGTCTGCTACTGTATCGTTATTTGATTCATGCTCCTGCCGTTCGATTACCAAAGAATGAGGTGTCGTGGTTTGCCGGATCAATTCTTGCTGGCGGCATCGTCGGGCCTGTGCTGCTAATGATCGGCCTGACCGGTATGCAAGCATCTGCCGCCTCTCTCTTGCTAAATGCTGAAAGTGTATTTAACGCGCTACTGGCATGGTTCGTTTTCCGAGAAAACTTTGATCGGCGCATCGCGTTAGGCATGCTTGCTATTGTGGCTGGTGCGGTCGTATTGAGCTGGTCGGTAGACGCACATTCATCTGGGTTATGGCCGATGCTGGCAATTCTGGGCGCATGCCTAGCATGGGGAATAGACAACAACCTGACGCGTAAAGTATCGCTCACAGATGCCACATGGATTGCTTCGGTAAAAGGTTTGGTGTCTGGAGGTGTCAACCTGACGTTAGCCTTATGGTTGGGTGCTTCAATACCGGCACTCCCGCAACTGGCAGGCGCAATGCTGGTTGGCTTGCTGGCTTATGGCGTAAGTTTGACACTGTTTGTAGTGGGGCTACGTCATCTGGGTACGGCGCGCACGGGTGCCTATTTTTCAATTGCGCCGTTCTTCGGTGCTTTGCTTGCTGTGCTGATGGGTGAGCCGGCCACGCCACCACTGCTCTTGGCTGGAGCGCTCATGGCACTAGGTGCTTGGCTGCATCTCACCGAGCACCATGAACACCCGCATATACATGCGGAGTTGATGCATGACCATGAGCATACTCACGACGAACATCACCAGCATGAACACGATTCCCAGACAACACCGGGTAGCCAACATCGCCATTTGCATCATCATGAACCACTGACACATGCTCATCGACATTTTCCGGATGCACATCATCAGCATAAGCATTAG
- a CDS encoding FTR1 family iron permease, which yields MFATAIIVFREVLEASIIIGILTAATRSIHGSKRWLAAGLVAGLVGSGLVAASTDVIGSLASGIGQEIFNTIVLGIAVLMLAWHNIWMASHGAALATNARLVGSAIRDGNSECSVLFVIVGLAVLREGSETVLFLYGIATSGEGGQSSMLLGGMVGMLLGIVVGYTIFAGLLRVPMRWFFAATGILVLLLAAGMASQAAHFLIQADLLPSLASPLWDTSALLPESGLTGILLHSLIGYDSRPAGMQIIFYLTALIVIFIGMKWAARSQPTTVRK from the coding sequence ATGTTCGCAACTGCCATCATTGTTTTCCGGGAAGTATTGGAAGCTTCCATCATCATCGGGATTCTCACTGCCGCGACGCGCAGCATTCACGGCAGCAAACGCTGGTTGGCCGCTGGACTGGTGGCTGGATTAGTGGGTTCGGGATTGGTCGCCGCTTCAACCGACGTGATCGGATCGCTGGCCAGCGGCATCGGTCAAGAAATTTTCAACACCATCGTACTCGGCATCGCGGTGCTGATGCTGGCATGGCACAACATTTGGATGGCGTCTCACGGTGCTGCGCTGGCGACCAACGCTCGTTTAGTGGGTAGTGCCATTCGTGACGGAAACAGCGAGTGTTCGGTGCTATTTGTTATCGTCGGGCTGGCTGTGCTCAGAGAAGGTTCAGAAACTGTGCTGTTTCTTTATGGCATCGCAACATCTGGTGAGGGCGGACAGTCTTCAATGCTGCTCGGCGGCATGGTTGGCATGCTGCTCGGTATTGTGGTTGGTTACACAATATTTGCCGGGCTGCTGCGCGTGCCGATGCGCTGGTTCTTTGCTGCTACTGGCATATTGGTGTTGCTATTAGCAGCAGGCATGGCCTCGCAGGCTGCGCATTTCCTGATTCAAGCCGATTTGTTGCCCAGCCTCGCCTCGCCGCTATGGGACACGTCTGCGCTACTGCCGGAAAGTGGACTAACCGGCATATTACTGCACAGTCTGATTGGCTATGACTCACGTCCGGCAGGAATGCAGATCATTTTTTACCTTACTGCACTGATTGTCATTTTCATCGGCATGAAATGGGCTGCTCGTTCGCAGCCAACCACGGTACGAAAATAA
- a CDS encoding heavy metal translocating P-type ATPase yields the protein MFNIRNMDCPTEEALIRKRLGAVTGISELTFNLMDRRLGVEHTLADEQPILDALREIGMNAVPVTEADTVSKSEAVTHVVSRRTWIFMTVSGITAITSEIIVWSGADEQSLAVIALALLSIVTGGLGTLKKGWIALKNFTLNMNFLMSIATIGAISIGQWPEAAVVIFLFALSELIETFSLERAKHAIRGLMAMTPETATVRIDGGEWVEKGAADVQVEQIVRVRPGERIPLDGVVTAGGSSVNQAPITGESIPVAKTAGDPVFAGTLNERGVLEFRVTATKGHTTLDRIIRSVQEAQGQRAPTQRFVDQFARYYTPAVVAFAVLVAVVPPLLFGAAFELWFYKALVMLVIACPCALVISTPVTVVSGLASAARQGILVKGGLHLENGRLIKIVALDKTGTLTHGRPVVTDVIPLVDQAVDVLLQLAASVDAHSGHPVAAAIVSAWQTSADGSARLLLPVASFESLTGRGAKAVIEDQLYYVGNHRQVEELGICGPHVEEVLRRLEEEGKTAVVLTTENAPLCIIGVADTLRGHSVEAIKQLHALGVASVMLTGDNQTTANVIAAEVGIDDARGNLLPEDKLAVIDDLIARYGKVGMVGDGINDAPALARASIGFAMGSAGTDTAIETADVALMDDDLRKLARFIALSRYTSRVLRQNITLAIGIKVVFFALALAGKATLWMAVFADMGASLIVIFNGMRLLRIKGGIERDHIKSGHTR from the coding sequence ATGTTCAATATTCGTAACATGGACTGTCCAACTGAGGAGGCGTTGATCCGCAAGCGTCTCGGGGCTGTGACGGGCATAAGCGAACTCACCTTCAATCTCATGGATCGTCGCCTTGGCGTTGAACACACGCTGGCCGATGAGCAACCTATCCTTGATGCCTTGCGTGAAATAGGCATGAATGCGGTTCCTGTAACGGAGGCGGATACCGTTTCAAAATCTGAAGCCGTTACGCACGTCGTATCTCGCCGGACTTGGATTTTCATGACAGTGTCCGGTATTACCGCCATCACCTCGGAAATCATCGTATGGAGCGGTGCTGACGAGCAGTCATTGGCTGTGATCGCTCTGGCCTTGTTGTCCATTGTGACCGGCGGTCTTGGCACCCTGAAAAAAGGCTGGATCGCGCTCAAAAATTTCACGCTCAACATGAACTTCCTGATGAGCATCGCCACGATAGGCGCAATTTCCATCGGGCAGTGGCCGGAAGCGGCGGTGGTAATCTTTTTGTTTGCGTTGTCCGAGTTGATCGAAACATTTTCACTGGAACGTGCCAAGCATGCGATTCGCGGTCTCATGGCGATGACGCCCGAAACGGCCACGGTACGCATCGACGGTGGCGAATGGGTCGAGAAAGGGGCGGCTGATGTGCAGGTAGAGCAAATCGTCCGAGTCAGGCCGGGTGAGCGTATTCCGCTGGACGGTGTGGTCACGGCGGGCGGCAGTTCGGTGAATCAGGCACCGATTACCGGGGAAAGTATTCCTGTGGCGAAGACTGCGGGCGACCCGGTTTTCGCTGGTACGCTGAACGAGCGCGGGGTGCTGGAATTCCGCGTGACGGCAACCAAGGGGCACACCACGCTTGACCGCATTATCCGCTCGGTTCAGGAGGCGCAGGGTCAGCGCGCGCCGACACAACGCTTCGTTGACCAATTTGCGCGTTACTACACACCTGCTGTTGTGGCTTTTGCGGTTCTGGTGGCAGTCGTGCCGCCGCTGTTGTTCGGCGCGGCGTTCGAACTCTGGTTTTACAAGGCGCTGGTCATGCTGGTGATCGCCTGCCCGTGCGCGCTGGTAATCTCCACACCGGTCACTGTGGTGAGCGGTTTGGCCTCAGCCGCAAGGCAGGGCATTCTGGTTAAGGGCGGCCTGCATCTGGAGAATGGCCGACTGATCAAAATCGTGGCACTGGACAAGACCGGCACGCTCACCCACGGCAGGCCTGTTGTGACCGATGTGATTCCGCTCGTTGATCAAGCTGTGGACGTTTTGCTCCAACTCGCTGCTAGTGTGGATGCACATTCCGGGCATCCAGTCGCGGCCGCCATCGTGTCGGCCTGGCAGACATCTGCCGATGGGAGTGCGCGTTTGCTGTTACCGGTTGCTTCATTCGAGTCCCTCACTGGTCGCGGCGCGAAAGCGGTAATTGAAGACCAACTCTATTATGTCGGCAACCATCGCCAAGTAGAGGAACTGGGTATTTGCGGGCCGCATGTCGAAGAAGTGCTAAGGCGATTGGAAGAGGAAGGCAAGACAGCCGTGGTGTTGACCACCGAAAATGCGCCACTGTGCATCATCGGCGTTGCCGATACGTTGCGCGGTCATAGTGTCGAGGCCATCAAACAGCTTCATGCACTCGGCGTGGCTTCGGTGATGCTGACTGGCGACAATCAAACGACTGCCAATGTGATCGCTGCTGAAGTGGGTATTGACGATGCGCGTGGAAATCTGCTGCCAGAGGACAAATTGGCGGTTATTGATGATTTGATTGCCCGATATGGCAAGGTTGGCATGGTGGGGGACGGTATCAATGATGCGCCGGCGCTGGCCAGGGCATCCATCGGTTTTGCCATGGGTAGCGCCGGAACCGATACCGCCATTGAGACCGCCGACGTAGCCTTGATGGATGATGATTTGCGCAAACTGGCCCGGTTTATCGCGCTGAGCCGTTATACTTCCCGTGTCTTACGGCAGAACATCACGCTGGCCATCGGCATCAAGGTCGTGTTCTTTGCCTTGGCACTCGCGGGGAAAGCCACGCTCTGGATGGCGGTTTTTGCAGATATGGGTGCCAGCCTGATTGTGATATTTAATGGCATGCGCTTGCTCCGTATTAAGGGCGGTATTGAACGCGACCACATAAAATCTGGCCATACGAGATGA
- a CDS encoding replication initiator protein A — protein sequence MEDHRITRINSAAFNHLIFLDICIESFLRDVDLFCTDEDMTEDAKAVYREKRKELIANLPYRTTFALNPGDMNARRIEYKGKFLEIFPSPTGLPTLRDLDILLYCESWIGNAPIEDRDNDIYRVFQFEVEDFLEFSGRSMGGDRDDRLIQALDRLAGSKITTNTIPFGQNYSTSFSYIPKYRLGRDANGKIKTVTLKITYRIFYLIQNDIFDYYHPDFLRLSPIRRAIYMVAMCHKDELFSPVNLSFAKLHQMTGTTSPLRKLKQTLRDLMDNPIPGHSFEINEADETVTFTQRRDVDVEARYVG from the coding sequence ATGGAAGATCACAGAATTACCAGGATCAATAGCGCTGCATTCAACCACCTCATTTTTTTGGACATCTGCATCGAGTCATTTCTCAGGGACGTGGATTTGTTCTGCACGGATGAGGATATGACGGAAGACGCGAAAGCAGTGTATCGGGAAAAACGGAAGGAGCTTATCGCAAACCTGCCATACCGCACCACTTTCGCTTTAAACCCAGGCGATATGAATGCCCGGCGAATAGAGTACAAGGGCAAGTTTCTTGAGATTTTCCCAAGCCCCACTGGGCTTCCCACCCTGCGTGATCTCGACATTCTGCTGTATTGTGAATCGTGGATCGGCAACGCTCCGATCGAAGACAGAGACAATGACATCTACCGTGTGTTTCAGTTTGAAGTGGAGGATTTTCTGGAATTCTCAGGGCGCAGCATGGGGGGTGATCGAGACGACAGATTGATTCAAGCGCTTGACCGCCTTGCTGGCAGCAAAATTACCACCAACACCATTCCTTTTGGACAGAATTACAGCACGTCATTCAGTTACATTCCGAAATATCGATTGGGGCGCGATGCAAACGGGAAAATAAAAACGGTTACGCTCAAGATAACGTACCGCATTTTTTACCTTATCCAAAATGACATTTTTGACTACTACCATCCAGACTTCTTGCGCCTCTCACCAATACGCAGGGCGATCTACATGGTCGCCATGTGCCACAAAGATGAATTGTTCTCGCCAGTAAACTTATCCTTTGCCAAGTTGCATCAAATGACTGGCACAACGTCGCCTCTCAGAAAACTCAAACAAACCCTACGCGATTTAATGGACAACCCTATCCCCGGTCACTCGTTTGAGATTAACGAGGCAGACGAGACAGTAACTTTTACGCAGAGAAGGGATGTCGATGTAGAGGCCAGGTATGTCGGGTAG
- a CDS encoding cupredoxin domain-containing protein codes for MKRLSLIFLLLPFAAYAADADYTLIIKDHSFQPSELTIPSGKKIKLLVENQDATPEEFDSHDLNREKVIAGRGAATIYIGPLTPGRYAFTGEFHAATAQGSIVAK; via the coding sequence ATGAAACGTCTTTCACTTATTTTCCTGCTACTACCATTCGCTGCCTATGCAGCCGATGCCGACTATACGCTGATCATCAAGGATCACAGCTTCCAGCCGTCTGAGTTAACCATCCCGTCAGGCAAGAAAATCAAGCTCTTGGTTGAGAATCAGGATGCCACCCCCGAGGAATTCGACAGCCACGATCTAAACCGGGAAAAAGTGATTGCCGGACGCGGCGCCGCGACGATTTACATCGGCCCACTTACGCCCGGACGCTACGCCTTCACCGGCGAATTTCACGCAGCAACCGCCCAAGGTTCAATCGTCGCAAAATAG